The segment CCGCACGTCGACGCGGTCCACCTGCGCTGCCGTCCCCAGCCCGAAATGGACGCGCAGATCGTTCTGCGACAGGTAACTGCCGCCGCCGCGCACCTCCTGCCACTGCTCGACTCCGCCGGCGACGATGTGCACGCGGGCGCC is part of the Vicinamibacterales bacterium genome and harbors:
- a CDS encoding ASPIC/UnbV domain-containing protein — translated: GARVHIVAGGVEQWQEVRGGGSYLSQNDLRVHFGLGTAAQVDRVDVRWPNGLEERWPARAAGEVHTLREGSAAGGVK